The Corynebacterium confusum genome has a window encoding:
- a CDS encoding MDR family MFS transporter, whose translation MTTPDPRSRSLSGETTLIISVLALTTFVMLLNETALSVALPSIMAEFEVTSAVAQWLLTGVLLTMAIMMPMTGWILDRFTTRSVYFFAVGAFLIGSAVAAFSPAFAILLGGRVLQAVGTAILLPLQMTVVMTVVPPKVRGTVMGVIAIVMAVGPALGPTFAGAVMSVSTWHTTFWIMAALVAVAAAFAAWKLRNVSELKRAPLDVLSVALSAIAFGGLVYGLSSVGVLIDGGDGAGVVIGVSIAGVVGLALFIWRQLTLAPSGRALLDLTPLTVKNFVVAIIVIVLFQAAMLGMANTLPLYLQGALLTTALVAGLASLPGGLVETVLSPIAGAFYDRVGPRPLVVPGTMIGAAALLWMGTVNEESPVWLLVVQYTIFGVAMALSLTPLITTALSSLPSEIYSHGSAILNTLLQLAGAAGIAVMIAIFGHVAGADGGTRAAQGDGAATAFMVCGGLLVVAVIAALFLRKPEDHGEVKTVESAEPA comes from the coding sequence ATGACCACGCCCGATCCGCGTTCCCGCTCCCTGTCAGGGGAGACCACGCTCATCATTTCGGTGCTAGCACTGACCACGTTTGTGATGCTGCTTAACGAGACGGCACTGTCGGTGGCCCTGCCGTCCATCATGGCGGAATTCGAGGTCACCTCCGCGGTCGCGCAGTGGCTGCTGACCGGCGTCTTGCTGACCATGGCCATCATGATGCCGATGACCGGCTGGATTCTGGACCGCTTCACCACGCGCTCGGTCTACTTCTTCGCGGTCGGCGCTTTCCTTATCGGCTCCGCCGTGGCGGCCTTTTCCCCGGCGTTCGCGATTTTGCTGGGCGGTCGTGTCCTCCAAGCCGTCGGCACTGCTATCCTCCTGCCGCTGCAGATGACCGTCGTCATGACCGTCGTGCCGCCGAAGGTGCGCGGCACCGTCATGGGGGTTATCGCGATCGTCATGGCCGTCGGCCCAGCCCTGGGGCCGACGTTCGCCGGCGCGGTCATGTCCGTGTCGACCTGGCACACCACCTTCTGGATCATGGCCGCCCTCGTCGCCGTGGCCGCGGCCTTTGCAGCCTGGAAGCTGCGCAACGTCAGCGAGCTCAAGCGCGCCCCGCTCGACGTCCTCTCCGTGGCGCTTTCCGCCATCGCCTTCGGCGGCTTGGTCTACGGCCTGTCCTCGGTCGGTGTGCTCATCGACGGCGGCGACGGCGCCGGCGTGGTCATCGGCGTGTCCATCGCCGGCGTTGTCGGCCTCGCGCTGTTCATCTGGCGCCAGCTCACTCTGGCCCCGAGCGGCCGCGCGCTACTGGATCTCACCCCGCTGACGGTCAAGAACTTCGTCGTCGCCATCATCGTCATCGTGCTCTTCCAGGCAGCGATGCTGGGCATGGCCAACACCCTGCCGCTCTACCTCCAGGGCGCGCTGCTGACCACCGCGTTAGTCGCCGGCCTGGCCTCCCTGCCCGGCGGGCTCGTGGAGACGGTCCTTTCTCCGATCGCCGGCGCTTTCTACGACCGCGTCGGGCCCCGCCCGCTGGTCGTTCCCGGCACCATGATCGGCGCGGCGGCGCTGCTGTGGATGGGTACGGTCAATGAGGAATCCCCGGTCTGGCTCCTGGTGGTGCAGTACACCATCTTCGGCGTCGCGATGGCGCTGTCTCTGACCCCGCTGATTACCACCGCGCTGTCGTCGCTGCCGTCTGAGATCTACTCGCACGGCTCGGCCATCCTCAACACGCTGCTCCAGCTGGCTGGCGCGGCGGGCATCGCCGTGATGATCGCGATCTTCGGCCACGTCGCCGGCGCCGATGGGGGAACTCGCGCAGCCCAGGGCGACGGCGCAGCCACCGCCTTCATGGTCTGCGGCGGCCTGCTGGTGGTAGCCGTCATCGCCGCGCTCTTCCTGCGCAAGCCCGAGGACCACGGTGAGGTCAAGACCGTGGAGAGTGCGGAGCCGGCCTAG
- a CDS encoding IS256 family transposase: MTTVTRRDPADKAKIDAIEKKLLANPEIAKLIDDLGTSTTDANDLVRGMLQASITRGLNAEMDAHLGYESGDRAAKAAAETDNHRNGTYPKTVDSNYGPVTVDIPRDRAGTFLPTMVPKGSRRLTDVDDMIISLYAGGMTIRDIQHHMATAMRVDISHETISAVTDAVLDEVMVWQNRQLDEFYPVVFLDALRIKVRDGGRVVNKSAYMAIGVDLDGIKHILGLWIAKEEGASFWAQVCSNLANRGVKDVFIVCCDGLKGLPEAVEATWPNSMVQTCIVHLIRAANRWVAYGDRRGVSAALKKIYTAADEPTARAALDEFEASELGEKYPRSVKVWQDAWGRFVPFLQFPPAARKVIYTTNSIESFNNELRKATRNRVQFTNDESALKTLWLMICNIEDKRAAKRAKQGKRVSRTAGRLMEGARVSGWKQAINQMAVAYPDRFDKYL, encoded by the coding sequence ATGACTACTGTGACGAGACGAGATCCGGCTGATAAGGCCAAGATTGATGCGATTGAAAAGAAGCTGCTTGCTAACCCTGAAATCGCGAAACTCATTGATGACCTAGGCACATCGACAACGGATGCCAATGACCTAGTTCGGGGCATGCTACAAGCCTCGATTACTAGGGGATTAAACGCTGAGATGGATGCTCACCTTGGCTACGAGTCCGGCGATAGAGCAGCTAAAGCTGCAGCTGAGACAGACAATCACCGCAACGGAACCTACCCAAAAACCGTGGATTCTAACTACGGGCCAGTTACCGTTGATATCCCTAGGGATCGGGCTGGAACATTCTTGCCGACTATGGTCCCTAAAGGCTCGAGGCGTTTGACCGATGTCGATGACATGATCATCAGCTTGTATGCCGGCGGGATGACCATTAGGGATATCCAGCACCACATGGCAACTGCGATGCGGGTTGATATTTCCCATGAGACGATTTCTGCAGTTACTGACGCCGTCTTGGATGAAGTCATGGTGTGGCAAAACCGCCAGCTAGACGAGTTCTACCCCGTGGTGTTCCTGGACGCGCTGCGTATTAAAGTCCGCGACGGCGGCCGGGTTGTCAACAAGTCCGCGTACATGGCAATCGGCGTGGACCTCGACGGCATCAAGCACATTTTAGGATTGTGGATCGCCAAGGAAGAAGGCGCTTCCTTCTGGGCGCAGGTGTGCTCTAACCTGGCTAATCGTGGGGTCAAAGACGTCTTTATTGTCTGCTGTGACGGGCTGAAAGGCCTGCCTGAAGCAGTCGAGGCAACGTGGCCGAACTCGATGGTGCAAACCTGTATCGTGCACCTGATTCGTGCCGCGAACCGGTGGGTAGCCTACGGGGATCGTCGGGGTGTATCGGCGGCGTTAAAAAAGATTTACACCGCTGCGGATGAACCCACAGCCCGTGCTGCTTTGGACGAATTTGAAGCCTCTGAATTGGGAGAAAAGTATCCCCGCTCAGTCAAGGTCTGGCAGGACGCGTGGGGCCGGTTTGTCCCGTTTCTGCAGTTCCCGCCAGCGGCCAGAAAGGTTATCTATACGACGAATTCCATTGAGTCGTTTAACAACGAGCTGCGTAAAGCTACTCGCAACAGGGTGCAGTTCACCAACGATGAATCAGCGCTTAAAACACTGTGGTTGATGATCTGCAATATTGAAGACAAACGAGCTGCAAAGAGGGCGAAGCAGGGCAAACGAGTCTCAAGAACAGCCGGCAGGCTTATGGAAGGAGCCCGGGTTTCCGGCTGGAAACAAGCCATCAATCAAATGGCCGTGGCCTACCCCGACCGCTTCGACAAATACCTATAA
- a CDS encoding DUF4258 domain-containing protein, whose product MDMKRRLIAVVTGFAVTFSGVSVAHASGADSVASDFGLALQAASPEPQEASPELDDQVSIDSGVVSASTTDGKEAFLDLPNKELDSLGLDEYSTSPSGASIAVTDEGGGAFRSLIHIPSLESNGEFEFSFSNDMTLTYLPDGGVAVRDNDGDILGTLDAPWAIDATGASVKTWYEIRQSTIVQHVVPNSSTQFPVVADPFWIPFLGIVGGHLTRHALTQMAKRKITKELVEHVIKTGRTSKGNGNTTVFNGNGIRVVVDNVSGNVITVTKA is encoded by the coding sequence ATGGATATGAAAAGAAGATTAATTGCTGTGGTCACCGGTTTCGCTGTAACTTTTTCGGGAGTTTCAGTGGCTCATGCTAGCGGTGCTGATAGTGTTGCCAGCGATTTTGGGTTGGCGCTTCAGGCGGCTTCTCCTGAGCCTCAGGAGGCCTCTCCTGAGTTGGACGATCAAGTTTCAATTGATTCTGGGGTCGTAAGCGCATCGACGACAGACGGGAAAGAAGCCTTTCTTGATCTTCCCAATAAGGAACTTGACTCATTGGGCCTAGATGAATACTCAACTTCGCCTAGTGGTGCTTCCATTGCAGTTACGGATGAAGGAGGAGGAGCTTTCCGATCTCTAATTCATATTCCTAGCCTAGAATCAAATGGCGAGTTCGAATTTTCATTTTCTAATGATATGACTCTCACTTACTTGCCTGATGGCGGAGTCGCAGTTCGAGATAATGACGGGGATATCTTGGGCACCCTTGATGCACCTTGGGCTATAGATGCGACAGGTGCCTCGGTCAAAACGTGGTATGAAATTCGCCAAAGCACGATAGTCCAGCATGTCGTACCGAATTCTTCAACGCAATTTCCCGTAGTAGCAGATCCCTTTTGGATCCCGTTCTTGGGCATCGTAGGTGGTCATCTCACGCGCCATGCATTGACCCAGATGGCTAAGCGGAAGATCACTAAAGAGCTAGTCGAGCACGTTATAAAAACAGGCAGAACAAGCAAAGGTAACGGGAATACCACCGTATTTAACGGAAACGGGATTCGTGTTGTCGTTGATAATGTAAGCGGAAATGTGATTACCGTTACGAAAGCCTAA
- a CDS encoding DUF501 domain-containing protein, protein MTVTDKDLATVGQQLGRTPRGVLEVSYYTPDGQPAVIKTAPKLEDGTPFPTLYYLTDPRLTAEASRLEVAHVMKWMEARLADDADLARDYRAAHEHYLAERNKIADLGTDFSGGGMPDRVKCLHVLIAYALAEGPQHFRLGTEAVALAAEHGELRGSAIPADWPSVADLGIDMKQFDFSNT, encoded by the coding sequence ATGACCGTGACAGATAAGGACCTCGCCACCGTCGGCCAGCAACTGGGCCGGACTCCGCGGGGTGTGCTGGAAGTTTCCTACTACACCCCGGACGGCCAACCCGCCGTCATCAAGACCGCGCCGAAGCTGGAGGACGGCACCCCGTTTCCCACGCTGTACTACCTGACGGATCCCCGCCTGACCGCGGAGGCCTCCCGCCTCGAGGTCGCCCACGTCATGAAGTGGATGGAAGCGCGCCTGGCTGACGATGCCGACCTAGCCCGTGACTACCGCGCCGCCCACGAGCACTACCTGGCCGAGCGCAACAAGATTGCCGACCTGGGCACGGATTTTTCCGGCGGCGGGATGCCCGACCGGGTCAAGTGCCTGCATGTTTTGATCGCCTACGCGCTGGCCGAAGGCCCGCAGCACTTCCGCCTGGGCACCGAAGCCGTGGCACTCGCCGCTGAGCACGGTGAGCTGCGCGGCAGCGCCATCCCCGCCGACTGGCCGAGCGTGGCCGATCTCGGTATCGACATGAAACAGTTTGACTTCTCGAATACCTAA
- a CDS encoding Ppx/GppA phosphatase family protein, whose product MTRVAAIDCGTNSIRLLISDVQPGGKVKDVTRAMEIIRLGKGVDATGEISQEALGRARTALEQFVQQMKFEQVKKVRMVATSATRDAKNQQEFFDLAAELLGEIEPGACAEVITGEEEARLSFNGAVSDLAPERAPFCVIDLGGGSTEFIVGDEDGTIDSSHSAQMGCVRITERIMPSDPPSDTEIEIAKDFVAEKMKEVSQLVNVDKAQTFVGCAGTFTTLSALAQGLERYDADAIHGTELRFDALRVLLDQLMHTPADERVLNPVIHPGRADVIGGGSVAVEGIMNLIEEHNDARSFIVSEKDILDGIIAGLVAGMDA is encoded by the coding sequence ATGACTCGCGTAGCAGCAATCGACTGTGGCACCAACTCCATCCGCCTGCTCATCTCCGATGTGCAGCCCGGCGGCAAAGTCAAGGACGTCACCCGGGCCATGGAAATCATCCGCCTGGGCAAGGGCGTGGACGCGACCGGGGAAATCTCCCAGGAGGCCCTGGGCCGCGCGCGCACCGCGCTGGAGCAATTCGTTCAGCAGATGAAGTTCGAACAGGTCAAGAAGGTGCGGATGGTTGCTACCTCGGCGACGCGGGACGCGAAGAACCAGCAGGAGTTTTTCGATCTGGCCGCGGAGCTCCTCGGGGAAATCGAACCCGGGGCCTGTGCGGAGGTCATCACCGGGGAAGAGGAGGCGCGCCTGTCCTTCAACGGCGCGGTGAGCGACCTGGCCCCGGAGCGCGCGCCGTTCTGCGTCATCGACCTGGGCGGCGGTTCGACCGAGTTCATCGTGGGCGATGAGGACGGTACCATCGACAGCTCGCACTCCGCGCAGATGGGCTGCGTGCGCATCACCGAGCGCATCATGCCCTCCGATCCGCCGTCGGACACGGAGATCGAAATCGCCAAGGACTTCGTCGCCGAGAAGATGAAAGAGGTCTCCCAGCTGGTCAACGTGGACAAGGCCCAGACCTTCGTGGGCTGCGCCGGTACGTTCACCACCCTGTCGGCGCTGGCGCAGGGCTTGGAGCGCTACGACGCGGATGCCATCCACGGCACCGAGCTGCGTTTCGATGCCCTCCGCGTACTCCTCGACCAGCTCATGCACACTCCGGCCGATGAGCGCGTCCTCAACCCGGTCATCCACCCCGGCCGCGCCGACGTCATCGGCGGCGGCTCGGTGGCGGTCGAGGGGATCATGAACCTCATCGAAGAGCACAACGATGCCCGCTCCTTCATTGTCTCCGAAAAGGACATCCTGGACGGCATCATCGCTGGCCTCGTCGCCGGCATGGACGCCTAG
- a CDS encoding DUF2283 domain-containing protein: MNFDYDPEADAAYLTITQSGTLPEQQISGITTEGMEGEIEIDIDKNGKVIGIEFVKASLILPSDFLEKLNRTS; this comes from the coding sequence ATGAATTTTGATTATGACCCAGAAGCTGATGCAGCTTATCTGACCATAACGCAGTCAGGTACCCTTCCGGAACAACAGATATCGGGAATAACTACAGAAGGAATGGAGGGAGAAATAGAGATAGACATTGATAAAAATGGAAAAGTTATTGGTATTGAGTTTGTGAAGGCTTCCTTGATTCTTCCTTCAGATTTCCTTGAGAAGTTAAACCGAACATCTTAA
- a CDS encoding septum formation initiator family protein has protein sequence MAREKKTPSKRRTTVPVASRSAGRSGRSARPRPKAKRKPDRLDVAGFTVIVAVLVVVLAAIAVPLRNFYQGRSEIARLNESIAAKEAEKAQLQEEIDHYQDEDFVKQEARRRLGVIEPGETAYRILDSQMSPDHSVTTGKDAVEESKSWYAVLWDSLSEGDEPRSVVSGGPKDTGNNQDETSEGPVSSAVEEVIEESHNSPEQPDPVDQGADYAPQ, from the coding sequence ATGGCACGCGAGAAGAAAACCCCCAGCAAGCGGCGCACCACCGTACCGGTCGCGTCGCGCTCTGCGGGGCGCTCCGGCCGGTCTGCGCGCCCGCGCCCGAAGGCTAAGCGGAAGCCGGACCGCCTGGATGTCGCCGGCTTTACCGTCATCGTCGCCGTGCTAGTGGTGGTCCTAGCCGCCATCGCCGTGCCGCTGCGTAACTTCTACCAGGGGCGCTCCGAGATCGCGCGGCTCAACGAGTCGATTGCCGCGAAGGAAGCCGAAAAGGCGCAGCTGCAGGAAGAGATCGACCACTACCAGGACGAGGACTTCGTCAAGCAGGAAGCCCGCCGGCGCCTAGGCGTTATCGAACCGGGGGAGACCGCCTACCGCATCCTGGACTCGCAGATGAGCCCGGATCACTCGGTGACCACCGGCAAGGACGCCGTGGAGGAGAGCAAGTCGTGGTACGCAGTGCTCTGGGACTCGCTCTCGGAAGGCGACGAGCCGCGTTCGGTGGTCTCCGGCGGGCCGAAGGATACGGGGAACAACCAGGACGAGACCTCCGAGGGCCCGGTCTCTTCGGCCGTGGAGGAGGTCATCGAGGAGTCCCACAACTCCCCGGAGCAGCCGGATCCCGTGGACCAGGGCGCGGATTACGCGCCGCAGTAG
- a CDS encoding ABC transporter ATP-binding protein: protein MLDSATVTVRPGGKVALTGASGAGKTTIFSLLLKFYDTSAGHIRVGGRELRDWNRKDLRTVITYVEQEPDLLSGTLRENLTLGTEQSFDDEILITLLDQFGLENFASTDGLDRLVGSGNSGLSGGERQRVAIIRAVLQRSPVILVDEPTSALDSISAELSMNRLLETDSTVIFTSHDANIVNLAERILVVTEGRIVESRTQINFPRFNAQDI from the coding sequence ATCTTAGATAGCGCAACTGTAACGGTTCGACCAGGCGGGAAAGTGGCACTCACAGGAGCTTCTGGTGCGGGAAAAACCACAATATTCAGTCTTCTACTGAAATTCTATGACACCTCGGCCGGCCACATCCGTGTCGGAGGGCGGGAGCTTAGGGACTGGAACAGGAAGGATCTTCGCACTGTGATCACCTACGTCGAGCAGGAACCTGACTTGCTTTCGGGAACACTCAGAGAAAACCTTACCCTCGGGACAGAGCAAAGTTTCGATGACGAAATTCTTATCACATTGCTAGATCAGTTCGGACTGGAAAACTTCGCCAGTACCGACGGTCTAGACCGGTTAGTGGGATCCGGCAATAGCGGGTTGTCCGGAGGAGAGCGTCAGCGAGTTGCCATCATCCGTGCTGTCCTTCAAAGATCGCCGGTCATCCTTGTAGATGAGCCGACATCCGCTCTCGATTCAATCTCAGCAGAGTTGTCAATGAACAGGCTCTTGGAGACTGATTCCACAGTCATCTTTACCTCCCACGATGCAAACATTGTGAATCTGGCAGAACGGATTTTAGTGGTCACCGAAGGGAGAATCGTCGAAAGCAGAACACAGATAAATTTCCCACGGTTCAACGCACAGGACATTTAG
- a CDS encoding lamin tail domain-containing protein yields the protein MSAVSRRRWLPATVAATMTFSALSVPTALAQDTPKSPVVINEVESNGDPVGDWVELANTDEVNSVDISGWYILDDDNDHTPIVFPEGTEIESGGYFSFYTDQEDDGFGLGGNDSVRLYDAEGQLVEETTWEGHAATAWGRVPDMTGEFAVTGEPTRDAANIAEGETEPVADAEWPFDPQTIKDVDLGEEFSIEDFSGIDFDADGRAWIVNNDEGVLLSLDYDVESGNYTVAGQWNLKYPDGSGLPDAEGITVTKDGSLFVATERDNASKNVSRPSVLHFAAPTSESGDLAAEQEWDLSEFTGEIGANSGLEAISALGGGEFAVGVEANGEVLFVDLSGDAPVLKQRYQSPFEGVMTLDYDADSGVLRALCDEVCEGASIELTKADGEWKAISEIQARPAEMDNVANEGFATHTFTGECTDGKQEETTVFLWADDGVTEGIPFRAAENTRTADCDTDSGQDDEAPSQSSGSSVSSASSASSLSSLGGSSSIGGILAAVVGIIAVVGGTLAFSKALPQQLLNLLPAEVRQFLG from the coding sequence ATGTCTGCAGTTTCCCGCCGTCGTTGGCTCCCGGCTACCGTCGCCGCCACAATGACTTTCAGCGCCTTGTCCGTCCCCACCGCCCTGGCGCAGGATACCCCGAAGTCCCCGGTTGTCATCAACGAGGTGGAGTCCAACGGCGACCCGGTCGGTGACTGGGTTGAGCTGGCCAATACCGACGAAGTGAATTCGGTAGACATCAGCGGCTGGTACATCCTCGATGATGATAACGACCACACCCCGATCGTCTTCCCAGAGGGCACCGAGATTGAATCCGGTGGCTACTTCAGCTTCTACACCGACCAGGAGGACGACGGCTTCGGCTTGGGCGGCAACGACTCGGTTCGGCTTTACGATGCCGAAGGTCAACTCGTCGAGGAGACCACCTGGGAAGGCCACGCCGCCACCGCCTGGGGCCGCGTCCCGGACATGACCGGCGAGTTCGCCGTCACCGGTGAGCCCACCCGCGATGCCGCCAACATCGCCGAGGGCGAGACCGAACCGGTTGCGGACGCGGAGTGGCCCTTCGACCCGCAGACCATCAAGGATGTTGACCTGGGCGAGGAGTTTTCCATCGAGGACTTCTCCGGCATCGACTTCGACGCCGATGGCCGCGCCTGGATTGTCAACAACGACGAGGGCGTCCTGCTGTCCCTCGACTACGACGTGGAGAGCGGTAATTACACCGTCGCCGGCCAGTGGAACCTGAAGTACCCGGACGGCAGCGGCCTGCCGGATGCCGAGGGCATCACCGTGACCAAGGACGGCTCCCTCTTTGTCGCCACCGAGCGCGACAACGCATCCAAGAATGTATCCCGCCCGTCCGTGCTCCACTTCGCCGCCCCGACCAGCGAGAGCGGCGACCTGGCCGCCGAGCAGGAATGGGACCTATCCGAGTTCACCGGCGAAATCGGTGCTAACTCCGGCCTGGAAGCTATCTCCGCCCTGGGCGGCGGCGAGTTCGCAGTCGGCGTCGAGGCTAACGGCGAGGTCCTCTTCGTTGATCTGTCCGGCGATGCCCCGGTCCTAAAGCAGCGCTACCAGTCCCCGTTCGAGGGTGTCATGACGCTGGACTACGACGCAGACTCCGGCGTCCTGCGCGCCCTGTGCGACGAGGTCTGCGAAGGCGCATCCATCGAGCTGACCAAGGCCGATGGCGAGTGGAAGGCCATCTCCGAAATCCAGGCCCGCCCGGCCGAGATGGACAACGTGGCCAACGAAGGCTTCGCTACGCACACCTTTACCGGCGAGTGCACCGACGGCAAGCAGGAAGAAACCACCGTCTTCCTCTGGGCCGATGACGGCGTGACCGAAGGCATTCCTTTCCGCGCTGCAGAAAACACCCGTACCGCCGACTGCGACACCGACAGCGGCCAGGACGACGAAGCACCGTCCCAGTCCTCCGGTTCCTCGGTCTCCTCCGCGTCTTCGGCGTCGTCGCTGTCCTCCCTGGGTGGGTCGTCTAGCATCGGCGGAATCCTCGCGGCCGTAGTCGGCATCATTGCCGTCGTGGGCGGCACGCTGGCCTTCTCCAAGGCTCTGCCGCAGCAGCTGCTCAACCTGCTGCCCGCCGAGGTTCGCCAGTTCCTGGGCTGA
- the eno gene encoding phosphopyruvate hydratase: protein MADILHVFAREILDSRGNPTVEAEVFLDDGAHGLAGVPSGASTGVHEAHELRDGDDRYLGKGVTKAVENVNEEIADELAGFVADDQRLIDQAMIDLDGTENKSRLGANAILGVSIAAAKAAAESAALPLYRYVGGPNAHILPVPMMNILNGGAHADSGVDVQEFMIAPLGFDSFAEALRGGAEVYHALKAVLKDKGLSTGLGDEGGFAPSVGSTKEALDVIVEAIKKAGFTPGKDIALALDVASSEFYQDGKYHFEGGEHTAEEMSKVYEELIDAYPIVSIEDPLQEDDWEGYTALTAAIGDKVQIVGDDFFVTNPTRLQEGIDKKAANALLVKVNQIGTLTETFDAVDLAHRNGYRTMMSHRSGETEDTTIADLAVALGCGQIKTGAPARSERVAKYNQLLRIEQELGEAAVYAGRSAFPRFNG, encoded by the coding sequence ATGGCCGATATCCTGCACGTATTCGCACGCGAAATCCTGGATTCCCGCGGCAACCCGACCGTGGAGGCGGAAGTTTTCCTGGATGACGGTGCCCACGGACTTGCCGGTGTTCCGTCCGGTGCTTCCACCGGTGTCCACGAGGCCCACGAGCTGCGCGACGGCGACGACCGTTACCTAGGCAAGGGCGTGACCAAGGCGGTCGAGAACGTCAACGAGGAGATCGCTGATGAGCTGGCCGGCTTCGTGGCTGATGACCAGCGCCTGATCGACCAGGCCATGATTGACTTGGACGGCACGGAGAACAAGTCCCGCCTAGGCGCGAACGCCATCCTGGGCGTATCCATCGCCGCCGCCAAGGCTGCCGCCGAGTCCGCTGCGCTGCCGCTGTACCGCTACGTCGGCGGCCCGAACGCGCACATCCTGCCGGTGCCGATGATGAACATCCTCAACGGCGGCGCCCACGCTGACTCCGGCGTGGACGTCCAGGAATTCATGATCGCCCCGCTGGGCTTCGACTCCTTCGCCGAGGCCCTGCGCGGCGGCGCTGAGGTCTACCACGCCCTCAAGGCCGTCCTGAAGGACAAGGGCCTTTCCACCGGCCTGGGCGACGAGGGCGGCTTCGCCCCGTCCGTCGGTTCCACCAAGGAAGCCCTCGACGTCATCGTCGAGGCCATCAAAAAGGCCGGCTTCACCCCGGGCAAGGACATCGCCCTGGCCCTCGACGTTGCCTCCTCCGAGTTCTACCAGGACGGCAAGTACCACTTCGAGGGCGGCGAGCACACCGCGGAGGAGATGTCCAAGGTCTACGAGGAGCTCATCGATGCATACCCGATCGTCTCCATCGAGGATCCGCTGCAGGAAGACGATTGGGAGGGCTACACCGCCCTGACCGCCGCCATCGGCGACAAGGTCCAGATCGTGGGCGACGACTTCTTCGTCACCAACCCGACCCGCCTGCAGGAGGGTATCGACAAGAAGGCCGCGAACGCCCTGCTGGTCAAGGTCAACCAGATCGGTACCCTGACCGAGACCTTCGACGCCGTGGACCTGGCCCACCGCAACGGCTACCGCACCATGATGTCCCACCGCTCCGGCGAGACCGAGGACACCACCATCGCCGACCTGGCCGTCGCCTTGGGCTGCGGCCAGATCAAGACCGGCGCCCCGGCCCGTTCCGAGCGCGTGGCGAAGTACAACCAGCTGCTGCGCATTGAGCAGGAGCTCGGCGAGGCCGCCGTCTACGCCGGCCGCTCCGCCTTCCCGCGCTTCAACGGCTAA
- a CDS encoding IS3 family transposase yields the protein MIRFIDEHRNRFSVEFICQTLNTHRVGGFLTFCGYRQSKARGLSSRAFRDAALVERITEVHKQNYGVYGIRKMWRVLRRQGIDIGREQTARLMRSAGLSGKGKGGAPITTRKPKGPDHRPDLVKREFKAPGPNRLWVADITYVRTRKGFVYTAFVTDVFSRRIVGWALSDSMRTEALPLQALNQAIVCAKETTGLIHHSDHGSQYVSIVYNERLAEHGIAASTGTVGESYDNALAENVNGSYKNELIHRRTWADVVDVEIATFEWVRACQVVCVWGWVYRYLSKRSG from the coding sequence ATGATCCGATTCATCGATGAGCATCGGAATCGTTTCTCAGTCGAGTTCATCTGCCAGACGTTAAACACACACCGTGTTGGCGGCTTCCTTACCTTTTGTGGGTACCGCCAATCCAAGGCCCGGGGCTTAAGCTCCCGCGCTTTTCGCGACGCTGCCCTAGTAGAGCGCATTACCGAAGTTCATAAACAAAACTACGGTGTCTACGGGATTCGCAAAATGTGGCGCGTGCTGCGCCGCCAGGGCATTGACATTGGACGCGAGCAAACAGCCCGGCTGATGCGCAGTGCTGGACTGTCCGGCAAGGGCAAAGGTGGGGCACCAATCACAACACGCAAACCCAAGGGTCCGGATCATCGCCCTGACTTGGTAAAACGTGAGTTTAAGGCCCCTGGCCCTAATCGGCTGTGGGTGGCGGACATTACCTACGTGCGCACCCGAAAAGGCTTTGTGTACACCGCGTTCGTGACCGATGTATTCTCCCGGAGGATCGTCGGATGGGCGCTGTCCGATTCGATGCGCACCGAAGCCTTGCCGCTGCAGGCGTTGAACCAGGCAATCGTGTGCGCTAAGGAAACAACGGGCTTGATTCACCATTCAGACCACGGCTCACAATATGTGAGCATCGTCTACAACGAGCGCTTGGCCGAGCACGGTATCGCAGCGTCCACTGGGACGGTGGGGGAGTCCTATGACAATGCTTTGGCTGAGAACGTCAACGGCTCCTACAAGAATGAGCTGATTCATAGGCGAACGTGGGCCGATGTCGTCGACGTGGAAATCGCGACGTTCGAGTGGGTGAGAGCGTGTCAAGTTGTTTGTGTGTGGGGCTGGGTTTATAGGTATTTGTCGAAGCGGTCGGGGTAG
- a CDS encoding integrase core domain-containing protein: protein MRVRFPHTNHQTLSWVNWWNESRLHQSLGYRTPAEVETEFWEHHPSREIMEIKAQA from the coding sequence ATGCGGGTTAGGTTCCCACACACAAACCATCAGACACTCTCGTGGGTGAATTGGTGGAACGAGTCAAGGCTCCACCAGAGCCTGGGCTACCGCACGCCGGCTGAAGTCGAAACCGAATTTTGGGAACACCACCCCAGTCGAGAAATAATGGAAATCAAGGCACAAGCCTAG